In one Bombyx mori chromosome 4, ASM3026992v2 genomic region, the following are encoded:
- the LOC101745575 gene encoding sodium/potassium-transporting ATPase subunit beta-2, protein MGMEKRTVKIIIAVAVTVIVIATILGLLLGLLLPQRYVELEVWPRSEEFNYYQPMIHFTPSDAGSWHPWYRRISEFLKVYETSVPDNPPRAPCTIHNQRDMIIRSDSCSVAMKVWAPCTADHFYGYPDGRPCVFLRLSHVHYWVPHPYNITSPLPIPQEMPQNLQFMMRQFPADKYGDTIWVSCEGEFTADKENIGPVHIVPMLLPPGFPTHRLHTADKIPYATRNLPDPVPGPLVAVYFENPRRGVVVNVECRIWSRDIIYSPSSRVGRARFELLVQ, encoded by the exons CTACAATCCTTGGACTGCTGTTGGGTCTGCTGCTACCGCAACGCTATGTTG AGCTGGAGGTGTGGCCTCGATCTGAGGAGTTCAACTATTATCAACCGATGATCCATTTCACGCCGAGTGACGCCGGCAGCTGGCATCCTTGGTACCGACGCATCAGTGAATTCCTTAAAG TCTACGAGACTTCTGTTCCCGATAATCCACCTCGAGCTCCATGCACCATTCACAACCAGCGCGACATGATCATCCGTTCCGACTCCTGCAGCGTGGCCATGAAAGTATGGGCTCCTTGCACAGCTGATCATTTTTATGGCTACCCCGATGGCAGACCGTGCGTGTTCTTACGGTTATCTCAC GTTCATTACTGGGTTCCGCATCCTTACAACATCACCTCACCTCTGCCGATCCCGCAGGAGATGCCACAAAACCTACAGTTCATGATG CGTCAATTCCCTGCTGATAAATACGGCGACACGATCTGGGTGAGCTGCGAAGGTGAGTTCACGGCTGACAAGGAGAACATCGGGCCTGTCCACATCGTGCCCATGTTGTTGCCTCCAGGCTTCCCGACGCACCGCCTCCACACCGCCGATAAGATCCCTTATGCCACCAGGAACCTACCTGATCCAGTGCCCGGGCCACTTGTCGCCGTTTACTTCGAGAATCCCAGAC GTGGAGTGGTAGTGAACGTGGAATGTCGTATCTGGTCGCGTGATATTATCTACAGCCCTTCTAGCCGCGTCGGAAGGGCCCGTTTTGAGTTGCTAGTACAGTGA